Proteins encoded in a region of the Vicia villosa cultivar HV-30 ecotype Madison, WI linkage group LG5, Vvil1.0, whole genome shotgun sequence genome:
- the LOC131601995 gene encoding 3-oxoacyl-[acyl-carrier-protein] synthase, mitochondrial-like codes for MAMRSTSRRVFNSVYRYISSSTDAKPFPPPPVVSSRRVVVTGLGMGTPLGCGVDKTWKQLIDGKCGIRALRLEDLKMTSFDSETQLTTFDQLTSKVAAVVPTGTNLGEFNEEIWLNSKEHRSMTRFVAYALCAADEALRDSNWFPTEQEHKERTGVSIGGGIGSVSDMLDSAQLICEKRVRRLSPFFIPRILINMASGHVSMKYGFQGPNHAAVTACATGSHSIGDALRMIQFGDADVMVTGGTESSIDALSIAGFCRSRALTTKYNSLPQEASRPFDSGRDGFVIGEGSGVLVLEELEHAKNRGAKIYAEIRGYGMSGDAYHITQPPSDGRGAILAMTRALKQSGLHPSDVDYINAHATSTHLGDAIEANAIKTVFSDHASSSALAFSSTKGAIGHLLGAAGAVEAIFSVLAIQHGIAPLTLNLTKPDSVFGDGFMPLTASKKMPIRVAMSNSFGFGGTNASLLFAYSGSD; via the exons ATGGCAATGCGCTCAACTTCACGGAGAGTTTTCAATTCCGTTTACCGATACATTTCATCTTCCACCGATGCTAAACCTTTTCCACCTCCTCCCGTTGTTTCTTCCCGAAGAGTAGTTGtcactg GTTTGGGTATGGGGACACCTCTTGGCTGTGGAGTGGATAAAACGTGGAAGCAATTGATTGATGGAAAATGTGGGATAAGGGCATTGCGTTTGGAGGATCTCAAGATGACTAGTTTTGACTCGGAAACTCAGTTGACTACATTTGATCAATTGACTTCCAAAGTTGCTGCTGTTGTTCCAACCGGAACCAACCTGGGCGAATTCAATGAGGAAATTTGGCTTAATTCTAAG GAACATCGATCAATGACAAGGTTTGTAGCATATGCACTATGTGCTGCGGATGAAGCTCTTAGAGATTCTAATTGGTTTCCCACTGAGCAGGAACACAAGGAAAGAACG GGGGTGTCTATTGGTGGGGGAATTGGAAGCGTTAGTGACATGTTAGACTCTGCACAACTGATATGTGAGAAG CGTGTTCGTCGACTTAGTCCATTTTTTATCCCACGGATATTGATCAACATGGCATCAGGTCATGTTAGCATGAAATATGGGTTCCAG GGGCCAAATCATGCTGCGGTCACTGCTTGTGCTACTGGGTCACATTCTATTGGCGATGCACTGAGAATGATTCAATTTGGTGATGCAGATGTTATGGTGACTGGAGGGACTGAGTCGAGCATTGATGCATTATCAATTGCAGGATTCTGCAG GTCTCGAGCCTTGACTACAAAGTATAACTCACTGCCACAGGAAGCATCACGGCCATTTGATAGTGGTCGAGATGGGTTTGT GATAGGAGAAGGTTCTGGAGTCTTGGTCTTGGAG GAACTTGAGCATGCTAAAAATCGAGGAGCCAAAATCTACGCAGAGATTCGTGGCTATGGGATGTCAG GGGATGCTTATCACATTACTCAACCTCCCAGTGATGGGAGAGGTGCCATTCTGGCCATGACTCGTGCTTTAAAACAG TCAGGTCTTCATCCTTCTGATGTAGATTACATAAACGCGCATGCTACATCTACCCATTTGG GTGATGCAATCGAAGCTAATGCTATCAAAACCGTATTCTCTGACCATGCTAGCTCATCTGCTTTAGCCTTCTCCTCCACCAAG GGGGCTATTGGTCATCTCTTAGGTGCTGCTGGAGCGGTTGAAGCAATTTTTTCTGTTTTAGCAATACAACAT GGAATTGCTCCATTAACTCTTAATTTAACAAAGCCGGATTCTGTATTTGGTGATGGTTTCATGCCGTTGACTGCTTCAAAGAAGATGCCGATTAGAGTAGCTATGTCAAACTCTTTTGGTTTTGGAGGAACAAATGCCTCCCTACTTTTTGCCTACTCCGGATCAGACTAA